The Bos javanicus breed banteng chromosome 18, ARS-OSU_banteng_1.0, whole genome shotgun sequence genome has a segment encoding these proteins:
- the JOSD2 gene encoding josephin-2 codes for MSQAPGAQPSPPSVYHERQRLELCAVHALNNVLQQQLFSQEAADEICKRLAPDSRLNPHRSLLGTGNYDVNVIMAALQGQGLAAVWWDRRRPLSQLALPRVLGLILNLPSPVSLGLLSLPLRRRHWVALRQVDGVYYNLDSKLRAPEVLGDEDGVRAFLAAALAQGLCEVLLVVTKEVEEQGSWLQAD; via the exons ATGTCCCAGGCCCCAGGAGCTCAGCCAAGCCCGCCCTCCGTGTACCACGAACGGCAACGCCTGGAGCTCTGTGCCGTGCACGCCCTCAACAACGTcctgcagcagcagctcttcaGCCAGGAGGCTGCCGATGAGATCTGCAAGAG GTTGGCCCCAGACTCCCGGCTGAACCCCCATCGCAGCCTCCTGGGCACCGGCAACTACGACGTCAACGTGATCATGGCTGCCCTGCAGGGGCAGGGCCTGGCTGCCGTGTGGTGGGACCGAAGGAG GCCCCTGTCCCAGCTGGCGCTGCCCCGGGTACTGGGGCTGATCCTGAACCTGCCGTCGCCCGTCTCGCTGGGGCTGCTGTCCCTGCCCCTGCGCCGGCGGCACTGGGTGGCCCTGCGCCAGGTGGACGGCGTCTACTACAACCTGGATTCCAAGCTGCGGGCGCCCGAGGTGCTGGGCGACGAGGACGGCGtcag GGCCTTCCTGGCGGCCGCGCTGGCTCAAGGTTTGTGCGAGGTGCTGCTGGTGGTAACCAAGGAGGTGGAGGAGCAGGGCTCCTGGCTGCAGGCAGACTGA
- the ASPDH gene encoding aspartate dehydrogenase domain-containing protein isoform X3, which yields MVTRNTGEAARGQTEPRVQRHHLLSPAPNPLYPQPNQDAVSMTTWPARKGGGGLQRKFSTSAGRQEDVRQRKNRLDGGGGVARTTQGPRTPNHLAHCPQDPPSAPTQHPLTPTFGPPQGRGKVRERTEGQSPKISHCPNLLCVVRGAAGSRIQTQTTEFKGMALDRVPRKVGIVGYGRLGQSLVSHLLTQGPELGLELVFVWNRDPGRMAGSIPPSLQLQNLAALRERHPDLVVEVAHPKIIQESGAEILRYANLLVGSPSALADQATERQLLEASHRWGHTVFVARGALWGAEDITRLDEAGGLQSLRVTMATHPDGFRLEGPLATMRSTGPRAVLYEGPVRGLCPHAPRNSNTMAAAALAAPSLGFDRVIGVLVADFRLLPAPLQAGDPSLLRSLPLPKRTSSSHYLPPTTTDPLLPSPQCPQTSLWSQ from the exons ATGGTGACTAGAAATACAGGAGAAGCAGCAAGGGGACAGACAGAGCCCAGAGTCCAGCGTCACCATCTCCTCTCCCCTGCTCCCAACCCTCTCTACCCCCAACCCAACCAGGATGCAGTTTCCATGACAACCTGGCCGGCCAGAAAGGGGGGCGGGGGACTGCAGAGGAAATTTTCCACATCAGCAGGAAGACAGGAGGATGTGAGGCAGAGAAAGAACAGGCTAGATGGAGGGGGGGGGGTGGCACGCACAACGCAGGGTCCTAGAACCCCAAACCATCTTGCCCACTGTCCCCAGGATCCTCCTTCTGCCCCCACGCAGCACCCCCTTACCCCCACCTTTGGGCCACCGCAGGGAAGGGGGAAGGTTCGGGAGAGGACCGAGGGTCAGAGTCCAAAGATCAGCCACTGCCCAAACCTCTTGTGTGTGGTGAGAGGGGCAGCAGGCAGCAGAATTCAGACGCAGACCACTGAATTCAAGGGCATGGCCCTCGACAGGGTCCCGAGGAAGGTGGGGATAGTGGGCTACGGCCGCCTCG GACAGTCCTTGGTCTCCCACTTGCTGACTCAGGGGCCAGAACTGGGCCTAGAACTTGTTTTTGTCTGGAACCGTGACCCAGGACGAATGGCGGGGAGCATACCCCCTTCCCTCCAGCTCCAGAACCTTGCTGCTCTCAGGGAGAG GCACCCTGACCTTGTGGTGGAAGTGGCCCATCCGAAAATAATCCAGGAATCTGGGGCAGAAATCCTGCGCTATGCCAATCTCCTG GTGGGGTCCCCCTCAGCCCTGGCTGACCAGGCCACAGAGCGGCAGCTCCTGGAAGCCTCACATCGCTGGGGCCACACTGTGTTCGTGGCCCGGGGGGCTCTGTGGGGCGCGGAGGACATCACCAGGTTGGACGAAGCCGGGGGCCTCCAG AGCCTCCGTGTCACCATGGCCACACACCCTGATGGCTTCCGGCTCGAGGGACCCCTGGCTACAATGCGCAGTACCGGGCCTCGCGCTGTGCTCTATGAAGGCCCTGTTCGCGGGCTTTGCCCCCACGCCCCCCGAAACTCCAACACCATGGCGGCGGCTGCCCTGGCCGCCCCCAGCCTGGGCTTCGACCGTGTGATCGGGGTGCTTGTGGCTGATTTCAG GCTGCTGCCAGCTCCCCTCCAAGCCGGGGATCCATCTCTGCTGAGAAGCCTCCCCCTTCCCAAGAGGACTTCCTCATCTCATTATTTACCTCCCACCACCACCGACCCACTGCTGCCCTCGCCTCAGTGTCCCCAGACATCCCTCTGGTCTCAGTAA
- the ASPDH gene encoding aspartate dehydrogenase domain-containing protein isoform X2: protein MVTRNTGEAARGQTEPRVQRHHLLSPAPNPLYPQPNQDAVSMTTWPARKGGGGLQRKFSTSAGRQEDVRQRKNRLDGGGGVARTTQGPRTPNHLAHCPQDPPSAPTQHPLTPTFGPPQGRGKVRERTEGQSPKISHCPNLLCVVRGAAGSRIQTQTTEFKGMALDRVPRKVGIVGYGRLGQSLVSHLLTQGPELGLELVFVWNRDPGRMAGSIPPSLQLQNLAALRERHPDLVVEVAHPKIIQESGAEILRYANLLVGSPSALADQATERQLLEASHRWGHTVFVARGALWGAEDITRLDEAGGLQSLRVTMATHPDGFRLEGPLATMRSTGPRAVLYEGPVRGLCPHAPRNSNTMAAAALAAPSLGFDRVIGVLVADFSLKNMHVVDVELSGPPGPTGQSFAVHTHRENPAEPGAVTGSATVTTFWRSLVGCCQLPSKPGIHLC from the exons ATGGTGACTAGAAATACAGGAGAAGCAGCAAGGGGACAGACAGAGCCCAGAGTCCAGCGTCACCATCTCCTCTCCCCTGCTCCCAACCCTCTCTACCCCCAACCCAACCAGGATGCAGTTTCCATGACAACCTGGCCGGCCAGAAAGGGGGGCGGGGGACTGCAGAGGAAATTTTCCACATCAGCAGGAAGACAGGAGGATGTGAGGCAGAGAAAGAACAGGCTAGATGGAGGGGGGGGGGTGGCACGCACAACGCAGGGTCCTAGAACCCCAAACCATCTTGCCCACTGTCCCCAGGATCCTCCTTCTGCCCCCACGCAGCACCCCCTTACCCCCACCTTTGGGCCACCGCAGGGAAGGGGGAAGGTTCGGGAGAGGACCGAGGGTCAGAGTCCAAAGATCAGCCACTGCCCAAACCTCTTGTGTGTGGTGAGAGGGGCAGCAGGCAGCAGAATTCAGACGCAGACCACTGAATTCAAGGGCATGGCCCTCGACAGGGTCCCGAGGAAGGTGGGGATAGTGGGCTACGGCCGCCTCG GACAGTCCTTGGTCTCCCACTTGCTGACTCAGGGGCCAGAACTGGGCCTAGAACTTGTTTTTGTCTGGAACCGTGACCCAGGACGAATGGCGGGGAGCATACCCCCTTCCCTCCAGCTCCAGAACCTTGCTGCTCTCAGGGAGAG GCACCCTGACCTTGTGGTGGAAGTGGCCCATCCGAAAATAATCCAGGAATCTGGGGCAGAAATCCTGCGCTATGCCAATCTCCTG GTGGGGTCCCCCTCAGCCCTGGCTGACCAGGCCACAGAGCGGCAGCTCCTGGAAGCCTCACATCGCTGGGGCCACACTGTGTTCGTGGCCCGGGGGGCTCTGTGGGGCGCGGAGGACATCACCAGGTTGGACGAAGCCGGGGGCCTCCAG AGCCTCCGTGTCACCATGGCCACACACCCTGATGGCTTCCGGCTCGAGGGACCCCTGGCTACAATGCGCAGTACCGGGCCTCGCGCTGTGCTCTATGAAGGCCCTGTTCGCGGGCTTTGCCCCCACGCCCCCCGAAACTCCAACACCATGGCGGCGGCTGCCCTGGCCGCCCCCAGCCTGGGCTTCGACCGTGTGATCGGGGTGCTTGTGGCTGATTTCAG CCTCAAGAACATGCACGTGGTGGATGTGGAGCTGAGCGGACCCCCGGGCCCCACAGGCCAAAGCTTcgctgtgcacacacacagagagaacccCGCAGAGCCAGGCGCTGTCACCGGCTCTGCCACCGTCACCACCTTCTGGCGCAGCCTCGTGG GCTGCTGCCAGCTCCCCTCCAAGCCGGGGATCCATCTCTGCTGA
- the ASPDH gene encoding aspartate dehydrogenase domain-containing protein isoform X1, with protein MVTRNTGEAARGQTEPRVQRHHLLSPAPNPLYPQPNQDAVSMTTWPARKGGGGLQRKFSTSAGRQEDVRQRKNRLDGGGGVARTTQGPRTPNHLAHCPQDPPSAPTQHPLTPTFGPPQGRGKVRERTEGQSPKISHCPNLLCVVRGAAGSRIQTQTTEFKGMALDRVPRKVGIVGYGRLGQSLVSHLLTQGPELGLELVFVWNRDPGRMAGSIPPSLQLQNLAALRERHPDLVVEVAHPKIIQESGAEILRYANLLVGSPSALADQATERQLLEASHRWGHTVFVARGALWGAEDITRLDEAGGLQSLRVTMATHPDGFRLEGPLATMRSTGPRAVLYEGPVRGLCPHAPRNSNTMAAAALAAPSLGFDRVIGVLVADFSLKNMHVVDVELSGPPGPTGQSFAVHTHRENPAEPGAVTGSATVTTFWRSLVGTARLLLGTSGPSPQAPGGA; from the exons ATGGTGACTAGAAATACAGGAGAAGCAGCAAGGGGACAGACAGAGCCCAGAGTCCAGCGTCACCATCTCCTCTCCCCTGCTCCCAACCCTCTCTACCCCCAACCCAACCAGGATGCAGTTTCCATGACAACCTGGCCGGCCAGAAAGGGGGGCGGGGGACTGCAGAGGAAATTTTCCACATCAGCAGGAAGACAGGAGGATGTGAGGCAGAGAAAGAACAGGCTAGATGGAGGGGGGGGGGTGGCACGCACAACGCAGGGTCCTAGAACCCCAAACCATCTTGCCCACTGTCCCCAGGATCCTCCTTCTGCCCCCACGCAGCACCCCCTTACCCCCACCTTTGGGCCACCGCAGGGAAGGGGGAAGGTTCGGGAGAGGACCGAGGGTCAGAGTCCAAAGATCAGCCACTGCCCAAACCTCTTGTGTGTGGTGAGAGGGGCAGCAGGCAGCAGAATTCAGACGCAGACCACTGAATTCAAGGGCATGGCCCTCGACAGGGTCCCGAGGAAGGTGGGGATAGTGGGCTACGGCCGCCTCG GACAGTCCTTGGTCTCCCACTTGCTGACTCAGGGGCCAGAACTGGGCCTAGAACTTGTTTTTGTCTGGAACCGTGACCCAGGACGAATGGCGGGGAGCATACCCCCTTCCCTCCAGCTCCAGAACCTTGCTGCTCTCAGGGAGAG GCACCCTGACCTTGTGGTGGAAGTGGCCCATCCGAAAATAATCCAGGAATCTGGGGCAGAAATCCTGCGCTATGCCAATCTCCTG GTGGGGTCCCCCTCAGCCCTGGCTGACCAGGCCACAGAGCGGCAGCTCCTGGAAGCCTCACATCGCTGGGGCCACACTGTGTTCGTGGCCCGGGGGGCTCTGTGGGGCGCGGAGGACATCACCAGGTTGGACGAAGCCGGGGGCCTCCAG AGCCTCCGTGTCACCATGGCCACACACCCTGATGGCTTCCGGCTCGAGGGACCCCTGGCTACAATGCGCAGTACCGGGCCTCGCGCTGTGCTCTATGAAGGCCCTGTTCGCGGGCTTTGCCCCCACGCCCCCCGAAACTCCAACACCATGGCGGCGGCTGCCCTGGCCGCCCCCAGCCTGGGCTTCGACCGTGTGATCGGGGTGCTTGTGGCTGATTTCAG CCTCAAGAACATGCACGTGGTGGATGTGGAGCTGAGCGGACCCCCGGGCCCCACAGGCCAAAGCTTcgctgtgcacacacacagagagaacccCGCAGAGCCAGGCGCTGTCACCGGCTCTGCCACCGTCACCACCTTCTGGCGCAGCCTCGTGGGTACGGCCAGGCTCCTCCTGGGCACTAGCGGCCCCTCTCCCCAAGCCCCAGGCGGAGCTTGA